The following proteins are co-located in the Camelina sativa cultivar DH55 chromosome 12, Cs, whole genome shotgun sequence genome:
- the LOC104731024 gene encoding uncharacterized protein At5g49945-like, which produces MKVRDVNNMTGEGAAEAGEMKHWYTVEIVCLSILVGYAINYFTGKRENENLALAWASKFCVKDSILEKNFSLLGVGEGEDSPLMLKEAANVFKFYASGRRYCHGLLATMELKSRHNLILRLFNSVVPCKDEISFEVYMNDEAMDHIVFAMARKKAVKTMHKELRNLQRFRGVVPIPGGRKWVSEELAVMSESKEVARDMVTDLVLDKVFGDKSFEKFGKYFISMHFSDQHPGKHRKMLLFKFALPDAEYMDDTVRLVALIPYYIDLVGRYKLSSQQADAAIHEMRRQGPIAPVGSIKNSKKTKSSGQVVFPFV; this is translated from the exons ACACGGTGGAGATAGTCTGCCTCTCTATCTTGGTTGGTTACGCAATCAACTACTTCACTGGAAAACGTGAGAATGAAAACCTCGCTTTGGCTTGGGCctcaaaattttgtgttaaagaCTCGATATTAGAGAAAAACTTCAGTTTGTTGGGAGTTGGTGAAGGAGAGGACTCGCCGTTAATGCTGAAAGAAGCGGCAAACGTGTTCAAGTTCTACGCGAGCGGGCGTAGGTATTGCCATGGGCTATTGGCGACCATGGAGCTTAAGAGCAGACACAATCTGATCTTGAGGCTCTTCAACTCGGTTGTACCTTGTAAAGATGAGATCAGTTTCGAAGTGTACATGAATGATGAAGCCATGGATCACATCGTATTTGCAATGGCGAGGAAAAAGGCTGTGAAAACGATGCACAAGGAGCTGAGGAATCTGCAGAGATTTAGAGGGGTGGTGCCAATTCCTGGTGGAAGGAAGTGGGTATCAGAGGAGTTAGCTGTGATGTCCGAGTCTAAGGAGGTAGCTAGGGATATGGTTACAGATCTGGTACTTGATAAG GTTTTTGGTGACAAGTCATTCGAAAAGTTTGGGAAGTATTTCATATCAATGCATTTTTCGGACCAACATCCTGGGAAACACAGGAAGATGCTGCTTTTCAAGTTTGCCCTACCAGATGCTGAATACATGGATGATACGGTTCGGTTGGTAGCGCTAATTCCTTATTACATTGACTTAGTTGGACGCTACAAGCTCAGCTCACAG CAGGCTGATGCGGCTATACACGAGATGAGGAGGCAAGGTCCAATCGCACCGGTGGGCTCAAtcaaaaattccaaaaagaCCAAGTCAAGTGGCCAAGTCGTCTTCCCTTTTGTTTAA
- the LOC109127916 gene encoding separase-like, translating to MVVESIFRSVAMSRDMERHHYTRVFEILDREIKPWLRYLDANAQDKFLTQVLSDMGKCALSIIREADLLNEIYVHSFCISALKKYSVFPLPKCHFYKFSRQVLSLLFLSKETKTLPTVKIGMSVLKTVACEFQVCAKKSLVLD from the exons ATGGTTGTGGAATCCATCTTCAGGTCTGTAGCAATGTCGCGGGATATGGAGCGTCACCACTACACGAGGGTCTTTGAGATTCTAGATAGGGAGATAAAACCCTGGCTCAG GTATTTGGATGCCAATGCACAGGACAAGTTTCTCACGCAGGTCTTGTCAGATATGGGAAAGTGTGCTCTCTCCATAATTAGAGAAGCAGATCTGCTCAATGAAATTTATGTGCATTCTTTCTGCATCTCTGCACTGAAGAAATATTCTGTATTCCCGTTGCCAAAATGTCATTTTTATAAG TTCTCCCGCCAGGTGCTTTCTTTACTGTTTCTGTCCAAGGAGACAAAAACATTACCAACCGTTAAAATTGGGATGTCTGTGTTGAAAACTGTGGCATGTGAATTCCAGGTATGTGCAAAAAAGTCTCTTGTCCTAGATTAG
- the LOC104733328 gene encoding separase-like — protein sequence MVILIALTTWQAMPQENVILRLYSAGLRTLDKECLGTDFDKTLLNVAIAAFIISTRTQRKVEVKCFTCNSHKSVEVTNRLVEDVISSPGISPPELKYLLASFHDIGIELYNMKHLKEASTAFKLCIRAVWTCVRLLFHIYVNESDDLTEGSLPGEAIIDFVSDACSKSEFYLDVLQQQHGTGEIENLLFFILENWSAAEDIFKKLPDPTPIIKQWVKIQHRHKFHKRERVGTFMADTRDGDACTMQFLITALAKKKQKTCSKIYTQES from the exons ATGGT GATATTGATAGCTCTGACTACTTGGCAGGCTATGCCACAAGAAAATGTGATTCTAAGACTTTATTCAGCTGGACT ACGGACCCTTGACAAGGAATGCCTTGGGACTGACTTTGACAAGACTCTGCTAAACGTGGCTATAGCTGCATTTATTATTTCGACGAGAACCCAACGTAAAGTAGAGGTTAAATGCTTTACCTGCAATTCTCACAAATCAGTTGAA GTCACTAACAGACTAGTTGAGGATGTAATTTCTAGTCCGGGGATTTCACCTCCAGAGCTCAAATATCTACTTGCTTCATTTCACGATATTGGTATAGAGTTGTACAATATGAAGCATCTAAAAGAG GCTTCTACGGCGTTCAAATTGTGTATCAGAGCAGTGTGGACTTGTGTTAGACTCCtctttcatatatatgttaatgAGTCTGACGACCTAACAGAGGGTTCTCTGCCCGGAGAAGCAATCATAGATTTTGTGAGTGACGCATGTAGCAAATCTGAATTTTATCTGGATGTTCTCCAGCAGCAACATGGTACAGGAGAAATAGAGAACttgcttttttttattctagAAAATTGGTCTGCAGCTGAAGACATCTTCAAAAAGTTGCCAGACCCTACGCCCATAATCAAACAATGGGTTAAG ATACAACACAGACATAAATttcataagagagagagagttggaaCGTTCATGGCTGATACACGTGATGGCGATGCTTGCACTATGCAGTTCTTGATAACTGCTCtcgcaaagaagaagcaaaagacttGTAGCAAAATATATACTCAGGAATCTTAA